In one window of Tumebacillus algifaecis DNA:
- a CDS encoding extracellular catalytic domain type 1 short-chain-length polyhydroxyalkanoate depolymerase translates to MNKMVKRLAMIVLTLLVMIAYVPVSEAAGTFTESYYGSNFFYKVYVPSNYVAGTKVPLMVMLHGCLQNPNDFAAGTRMNALAEEKKFIVLYPEMNIFANPNRCWNWFYDYNQHRGLGEPAIIKGMVDQVKAKYSVDNARVYVAGLSAGAGMSVIMGATYPDVFSGVGVSAGVEYNAANTAFGGISAMSYGGIDPRTAGWNAYYEMGSYKRRMPVVVFQGTSDTIVNPINASQVIAQWAKTNDLVDDGLENDSVKNVAGLTTAGSVNGRSYTKYVYHDKYGSSLLEYWKVNGMAHAWSGGSTAGTYTDPAGPDASRIMWDFFTTH, encoded by the coding sequence ATGAACAAAATGGTGAAACGGCTTGCGATGATCGTGCTGACGCTGTTGGTCATGATCGCGTATGTGCCAGTTTCGGAGGCGGCAGGAACTTTTACGGAGTCTTACTATGGCAGTAACTTCTTCTACAAGGTGTACGTGCCAAGCAATTATGTGGCGGGGACAAAAGTACCGCTGATGGTGATGCTGCACGGATGTTTGCAAAATCCGAACGATTTTGCAGCTGGGACGCGAATGAATGCGCTTGCAGAGGAGAAAAAGTTTATCGTGCTCTATCCGGAGATGAACATCTTTGCCAATCCGAACCGCTGTTGGAATTGGTTCTATGACTACAACCAACACCGGGGGCTCGGGGAGCCCGCGATCATCAAAGGGATGGTCGATCAAGTGAAAGCGAAGTACAGCGTCGACAACGCTCGCGTGTACGTGGCTGGTTTGTCCGCAGGTGCGGGCATGAGCGTGATCATGGGCGCCACTTACCCGGACGTGTTCAGCGGAGTAGGCGTGAGCGCGGGAGTGGAGTACAACGCGGCAAACACCGCATTCGGCGGGATTTCCGCGATGTCGTACGGAGGCATCGATCCGCGGACGGCCGGATGGAACGCCTATTACGAGATGGGCAGCTACAAGCGCCGCATGCCAGTGGTCGTCTTTCAAGGCACAAGCGATACGATCGTCAATCCGATCAACGCCTCGCAAGTGATCGCACAATGGGCCAAGACCAACGATCTTGTAGATGACGGCCTTGAGAATGATTCGGTCAAAAACGTTGCCGGATTGACCACAGCGGGCAGCGTGAACGGCAGAAGTTACACCAAGTATGTGTACCACGATAAGTATGGGTCTTCGCTGCTCGAATATTGGAAGGTGAACGGAATGGCGCACGCCTGGTCGGGCGGTTCGACAGCCGGAACCTATACCGATCCAGCGGGGCCGGATGCGTCGCGCATCATGTGGGACTTCTTCACCACCCACTAG
- a CDS encoding winged helix-turn-helix domain-containing protein encodes MEHEIQETCYVESPEQATALLNPIRAEILSKLTEPASATEVARMINETPQRVNYHLKALEKVGLARRIGTRQVRNLVEVLYQSIARTFVISELLGWHPETVQRIKDQSSLSHLISTSDRIKRDALMLMDHSEQSEQIPSATLTMKVQLESEERRKQFVQDYVQAVQALVANYQSSNADDDTYNVILAIYPECGQGGDSK; translated from the coding sequence GTGGAGCATGAAATCCAGGAGACCTGTTATGTGGAATCGCCGGAGCAAGCGACCGCGTTGCTCAACCCGATCCGTGCAGAAATCTTGTCAAAGCTCACCGAGCCGGCCTCGGCCACCGAAGTGGCGCGCATGATCAATGAAACGCCACAGCGGGTAAACTACCATCTCAAGGCGTTGGAAAAAGTCGGGTTGGCCCGACGGATCGGCACCCGACAAGTGCGCAATCTCGTTGAGGTGCTGTACCAATCGATCGCCCGCACGTTTGTCATCTCCGAACTGCTCGGTTGGCATCCGGAGACGGTGCAGCGCATCAAGGATCAAAGCTCGCTGTCGCACCTGATCTCGACCTCCGATCGGATCAAGCGCGATGCGCTGATGCTGATGGATCATAGCGAGCAGTCGGAACAGATTCCGAGTGCAACGCTCACGATGAAGGTGCAGTTGGAGTCGGAAGAGCGGCGCAAACAATTCGTTCAGGACTATGTGCAGGCCGTTCAAGCGTTGGTGGCCAACTACCAGTCGTCGAACGCCGACGATGATACGTACAACGTGATTTTGGCGATCTATCCTGAATGTGGGCAAGGAGGCGATTCCAAATGA
- a CDS encoding helix-turn-helix transcriptional regulator, with protein MDRVNEQGFSREIFDKMVSDKLRLIRAELDLTQDKMSETIGISKKTLVQVEKGRQTLGFTASALTAVLFRKSEIVESMFGDSVLEILDLIAGKRQSKGWYKTMGGKVWWTELERTDHFSLQKHVLTGHCRIIDDDKFLHYYSMDLAEAQKRLQELEQADTEQQGL; from the coding sequence GTGGATAGGGTGAACGAGCAGGGTTTCAGCCGCGAAATATTCGACAAGATGGTATCAGACAAGCTGAGACTGATTCGAGCCGAACTTGATCTGACCCAGGATAAGATGTCCGAGACGATCGGCATCTCGAAGAAGACGTTGGTGCAAGTGGAAAAAGGCAGACAGACGCTCGGATTCACGGCGTCCGCCCTGACCGCAGTATTGTTTCGCAAAAGCGAGATCGTGGAGTCGATGTTCGGGGATTCCGTATTGGAAATCCTTGATCTGATCGCCGGCAAACGCCAGTCCAAAGGGTGGTACAAAACGATGGGCGGCAAAGTGTGGTGGACAGAGCTTGAGCGGACGGACCACTTCTCTCTGCAAAAACATGTGCTCACCGGACACTGCCGGATCATCGATGATGACAAGTTTTTACACTACTACAGCATGGATTTAGCCGAAGCACAAAAACGCTTGCAGGAGTTAGAACAAGCTGACACTGAACAACAAGGCCTCTGA
- a CDS encoding GNAT family N-acetyltransferase, whose translation MSDIKIELITEADYREVLEFELNNREFLRQTVPGRDDDQFYQPQNLRSFYESQLVAIEQGESFFYLIRNRIGELAGRCHLYDLMRGARQKAEIGCHLSHQHSRQGIASKALHLLVREAFDTHGLHRIEASTITSNIPAQMAVLRLGFQYYGMSEAYILLNKEWRDCVHFAIVNREWKAKR comes from the coding sequence GTGTCTGACATCAAAATCGAGCTGATCACGGAAGCAGATTATCGAGAAGTGCTTGAATTTGAATTGAATAACAGGGAGTTCCTGCGGCAGACCGTGCCGGGACGAGATGATGATCAATTTTATCAGCCGCAGAACTTGCGCTCATTTTATGAATCACAGCTCGTAGCCATCGAGCAGGGGGAGAGTTTCTTCTATCTGATCCGCAATCGGATAGGCGAGTTGGCCGGACGCTGTCACCTGTACGACCTGATGCGAGGGGCACGGCAAAAAGCGGAGATCGGCTGTCATTTAAGTCATCAGCACAGTAGACAGGGAATCGCGAGCAAGGCGCTACACCTGCTCGTGCGCGAAGCATTTGATACGCACGGACTGCATCGAATCGAAGCGTCTACCATCACGAGCAACATACCCGCGCAAATGGCGGTGTTGCGCTTAGGATTTCAGTATTATGGCATGTCGGAAGCCTACATTTTGCTCAACAAAGAGTGGCGGGACTGCGTTCATTTTGCGATCGTGAATCGGGAGTGGAAAGCCAAGCGATAG
- a CDS encoding ABC transporter ATP-binding protein gives MAEHVLTTKGLTIQFGGHVAVNDVDFTLEPHTFKSIIGPNGAGKTTFFNLISGQLKPTRGEVFFKGNDLTGSSVAQRARMGIGRSFQITNVLPSLTVLENVRMAAQAVSGVSFRLFSHYRKFTQLEEKSFELLKRVHLDSQADKLAKNLSHGDKRKLEIAILLALEPELLLLDEPTAGMSLEEVPAIIEVIRELKESGDQTILLIEHKIDMVLDLSDRLAVLFNGKLLADGTPEEIMNNELVQSAYLGGLYDDTIKS, from the coding sequence ATGGCAGAGCATGTGCTTACGACAAAAGGGCTGACGATCCAATTTGGCGGTCATGTGGCGGTAAACGATGTGGATTTTACATTGGAGCCCCATACTTTCAAATCGATCATCGGGCCGAACGGGGCAGGCAAGACCACATTTTTCAACCTGATCAGCGGACAGTTGAAGCCGACGCGCGGTGAGGTGTTTTTTAAAGGAAACGACTTGACGGGCAGTTCTGTGGCGCAGCGTGCCCGCATGGGGATCGGGCGTTCGTTTCAGATCACCAACGTGTTGCCAAGCCTCACCGTGCTCGAAAATGTCCGCATGGCGGCACAGGCGGTGAGCGGAGTCAGCTTCCGGCTGTTTTCTCATTATCGCAAATTCACCCAATTGGAAGAAAAATCGTTCGAGTTGTTAAAACGTGTGCATCTGGACAGCCAAGCGGACAAACTGGCTAAAAATTTGTCGCACGGGGACAAGCGGAAACTGGAAATTGCCATCTTGCTGGCATTAGAGCCAGAACTGCTGTTGCTCGATGAGCCGACCGCCGGGATGTCGCTCGAGGAAGTTCCGGCGATCATCGAGGTGATTCGCGAGCTGAAAGAATCGGGCGATCAGACGATCTTGCTGATCGAACATAAGATCGACATGGTGCTCGACCTGTCCGACCGACTCGCCGTACTTTTCAATGGCAAACTGCTTGCTGATGGCACGCCAGAAGAGATCATGAACAACGAATTGGTGCAGTCCGCTTATCTGGGAGGGCTCTATGACGACACTATTAAAAGTTGA
- a CDS encoding 3-oxoacyl-ACP synthase — protein MNTPSIGIVSIGTYLPKTYETSEEIAKKSGIPQEIIESKLGFSQKPIPGPDDHTCQMGIWAAEQALEKGGVDRLTIDLVIYIGEEHKEYPLWTAGIKLQEAIGAVNAFAFDMQQRCGTMVMALKVAKDMMIADPEINTVLLAGGYRNSDFIDYSNPRTRFMYNLGAGGAAVILKKGHPHNLVLGSHIITDGSFSEDVAVVAGGTKHPITAEAIEQRLNYLDVMDPVGMKARLEQKSMDNFLKVIHRSLAKSGYTAQDLDYLAILHMKRSAHRYVLAELGLAEEQSYYLSEYGHIGQCDQILSLELGLASGRLKPGDVTVLVSAGIGYAWDACTVRWG, from the coding sequence ATGAATACCCCTTCGATCGGCATTGTCAGCATCGGCACCTATCTGCCGAAGACGTATGAAACTAGCGAAGAGATTGCAAAAAAGAGCGGGATACCGCAGGAAATTATCGAAAGCAAGCTCGGATTTTCACAGAAGCCAATTCCGGGCCCTGATGACCACACCTGCCAGATGGGCATCTGGGCGGCTGAGCAGGCTTTAGAAAAGGGCGGCGTGGATCGGTTGACGATCGACCTCGTGATCTATATCGGAGAAGAGCATAAAGAGTATCCGCTGTGGACGGCAGGGATCAAACTGCAGGAGGCGATCGGCGCTGTCAATGCGTTCGCGTTCGACATGCAGCAGCGGTGTGGGACGATGGTGATGGCGCTCAAAGTGGCCAAGGATATGATGATCGCAGACCCGGAGATCAACACGGTATTGCTGGCGGGCGGTTACCGCAATTCCGATTTTATCGACTACAGCAACCCGCGCACCCGCTTTATGTACAACCTCGGTGCCGGAGGAGCGGCAGTGATCTTGAAAAAAGGGCATCCACACAATCTGGTGCTCGGCAGTCACATCATCACCGACGGCTCGTTTTCGGAAGATGTGGCGGTGGTCGCGGGCGGTACCAAACATCCGATCACAGCCGAAGCGATTGAGCAGCGCTTGAACTATCTCGATGTGATGGACCCCGTGGGGATGAAAGCCCGGCTGGAACAAAAGTCGATGGACAATTTTTTGAAGGTCATTCATCGCTCGCTTGCGAAAAGTGGGTATACGGCGCAAGACCTCGACTATTTGGCGATTTTGCATATGAAACGTTCGGCCCATCGCTATGTGCTAGCAGAGCTGGGACTTGCAGAAGAGCAATCGTACTACCTCTCCGAATATGGTCATATCGGCCAGTGTGACCAGATTTTGTCACTTGAACTTGGGCTTGCATCCGGAAGGTTGAAGCCAGGTGATGTGACCGTGCTGGTCAGCGCCGGAATCGGCTACGCGTGGGATGCCTGCACGGTGCGTTGGGGCTAA
- a CDS encoding branched-chain amino acid ABC transporter permease, which translates to MSLILNLLLNGVALGMLIFLIAVGLSLIFGLMGVLNFAHGAIFIWGAYIGWTVYGATGSFILALLAGTIGGVVLGWVIERLFIRPFYGNHVAQILLTLGLMIVMSEGLKIIWGPNILGFDKPELLQGVVTILDHAFPIYRFFTIGVGLLVLLGVHLLLTRTKYGLIIRAGVQNPEMVQALGIDVKRAFTMVFAFGAGLAAFGGVMAGPSFGSVFPELGMQNQLAAFIVIVIGGIGNFAGAAIGSLLIGLLQTFMAYYVPDAAVAVNVALMALVLILKPEGIFGARR; encoded by the coding sequence GTGTCTCTCATCTTGAATTTGTTGTTAAACGGCGTTGCGCTCGGCATGCTGATCTTCCTGATTGCAGTCGGTCTGTCCTTGATCTTTGGGTTGATGGGCGTGCTAAACTTCGCACACGGGGCGATTTTTATCTGGGGGGCTTACATCGGCTGGACGGTGTACGGTGCGACCGGAAGTTTCATCTTGGCACTGCTCGCCGGAACGATCGGCGGCGTCGTGCTTGGCTGGGTGATCGAGCGATTGTTCATCCGTCCTTTCTATGGCAATCATGTCGCTCAAATCTTGCTGACGCTAGGCTTGATGATCGTGATGAGCGAGGGGCTCAAGATCATCTGGGGCCCGAATATTTTGGGATTTGACAAACCGGAACTGCTCCAAGGGGTGGTTACGATCTTGGATCATGCCTTTCCGATCTACCGCTTCTTTACGATCGGGGTGGGACTGCTCGTCCTGCTCGGCGTTCATCTGTTGCTTACGCGCACCAAGTATGGTCTGATCATTCGCGCAGGTGTGCAAAACCCGGAGATGGTGCAGGCGCTTGGCATTGACGTCAAGCGGGCGTTCACGATGGTCTTCGCCTTTGGTGCGGGGTTAGCCGCATTCGGCGGCGTGATGGCCGGTCCTTCTTTCGGTTCTGTCTTTCCAGAGCTCGGCATGCAAAACCAATTGGCCGCGTTTATCGTTATCGTCATCGGCGGGATCGGCAATTTTGCCGGAGCGGCCATCGGCAGTTTGTTGATCGGCTTGTTGCAGACGTTTATGGCCTATTACGTGCCGGATGCGGCCGTGGCGGTCAACGTGGCATTGATGGCGCTGGTCTTGATTTTGAAACCTGAAGGAATTTTTGGGGCGCGGAGGTGA
- a CDS encoding ABC transporter ATP-binding protein codes for MTTLLKVEGLQTYIGQYHILQGVDLDVKAGGVTVILGRNGAGKTTTLRTIMGLTPPKSGKVVFQGEEIQGLAPHLTAVKGIGYVPEDQGIFADLTVEENMKLAIRHKDDATMERQEVVLKLFPDLEIAWKRKGGNLSGGQKQMLSIARAFVNDNKLLLIDEPSKGLAPIVVEKVMEALLELKKRTTIVLVEQNFIMASGVGDDVFLLDDGRTVYQGTMQELKVDEEIKQKYLGIGLRSERR; via the coding sequence ATGACGACACTATTAAAAGTTGAAGGCTTGCAGACCTATATCGGGCAGTATCACATCCTCCAAGGTGTCGATCTCGATGTAAAAGCGGGCGGGGTCACCGTCATCCTCGGACGCAACGGGGCGGGCAAGACGACGACGCTGCGCACGATCATGGGACTGACCCCGCCGAAAAGCGGCAAGGTCGTGTTTCAAGGCGAGGAGATTCAAGGGTTGGCCCCGCATCTCACCGCTGTCAAAGGCATCGGATACGTGCCGGAAGATCAAGGTATTTTCGCCGATCTGACCGTCGAAGAGAACATGAAGCTGGCGATCCGCCACAAGGATGATGCGACGATGGAGCGGCAAGAAGTCGTCTTGAAACTATTTCCCGACCTTGAGATCGCTTGGAAGCGTAAAGGCGGCAACCTTTCTGGCGGGCAGAAACAGATGCTCTCGATTGCGCGGGCCTTTGTGAATGATAACAAACTTCTCTTGATCGATGAACCGAGCAAGGGACTGGCTCCGATCGTGGTCGAGAAAGTGATGGAAGCCCTGCTGGAGTTGAAAAAGCGCACGACGATCGTGCTGGTCGAACAGAATTTCATTATGGCAAGCGGTGTCGGTGACGATGTGTTCCTGCTCGATGATGGACGTACCGTCTATCAAGGCACGATGCAGGAGCTCAAAGTGGACGAAGAGATCAAACAGAAGTATCTCGGCATCGGCTTGCGGTCGGAAAGGAGGTAG
- a CDS encoding substrate-binding domain-containing protein: MQRKRWQKLGLVSVLSVSMLLTACSTKETGGENKEPIKIGVVTSKSGALEAYGTQEINGLKLGIQYATDGKNEVNGRTIEILVEDDAGKPDEGIKKARKLLEEENVDFLQGSANSAVALAIAPLAEEYKKIFIVDPAATDEITGKNFNKYIFRTGRNLSQDAATGGKYAVEKMGKTFFHLAPDYVFGKSSAAAWKAAIEKSGGKVIQEEFAPLTTQDFTPYLQKAVQSGADVMIVTWAGAGGATLFKQINELKIAEKMKITTGIPDIAGIKAMGDAAEGLSGMTAYYYGLSKTKENEWLVAEHQKQYNAPPDLFTAGGFTAGVAIVEAIKKADSTDADKLISALEGLTVKGAKGDYTFRKEDHQALQPMYIVKLEKQAGSDHLVPVLVQELSGADTAPPIQN, translated from the coding sequence ATGCAAAGAAAGAGATGGCAAAAGCTCGGGCTGGTCTCGGTGCTTTCTGTGTCCATGTTGTTGACCGCTTGCAGTACAAAGGAAACTGGGGGCGAAAACAAAGAGCCGATCAAGATCGGGGTTGTCACTTCGAAATCGGGTGCTTTGGAAGCGTATGGCACACAGGAGATCAATGGTCTGAAGCTGGGCATTCAATATGCGACCGATGGCAAAAACGAAGTCAATGGCCGTACGATTGAAATTTTGGTCGAGGACGATGCAGGAAAGCCGGATGAAGGTATTAAAAAGGCGCGCAAACTGCTGGAGGAAGAGAATGTCGATTTCCTGCAAGGTTCGGCCAACTCAGCGGTCGCGCTGGCGATTGCGCCGCTTGCTGAGGAGTATAAGAAGATTTTCATCGTCGATCCGGCGGCCACCGACGAGATCACCGGCAAGAATTTCAATAAATACATCTTCCGCACAGGCCGCAACCTGTCCCAAGATGCGGCGACCGGCGGGAAATATGCGGTCGAAAAGATGGGCAAGACGTTCTTCCATCTGGCACCCGACTATGTGTTTGGCAAGTCGAGCGCGGCCGCTTGGAAAGCGGCGATTGAAAAATCGGGCGGAAAAGTGATCCAGGAAGAATTTGCACCGCTGACCACACAAGATTTCACACCGTACCTGCAAAAAGCCGTTCAATCCGGCGCAGACGTGATGATCGTCACGTGGGCTGGTGCGGGTGGCGCGACCTTGTTTAAACAGATCAACGAATTGAAGATCGCTGAGAAGATGAAGATCACCACCGGGATCCCGGACATCGCGGGCATCAAAGCGATGGGCGATGCAGCAGAAGGTCTGTCCGGCATGACCGCTTACTACTACGGCCTGTCCAAAACGAAGGAAAACGAATGGTTGGTCGCCGAGCATCAAAAGCAGTATAACGCACCGCCGGATCTGTTCACCGCAGGCGGTTTTACAGCGGGCGTCGCCATCGTTGAGGCGATTAAGAAAGCGGATTCAACCGATGCAGATAAACTGATTTCAGCTTTGGAAGGACTGACTGTCAAAGGTGCGAAAGGCGATTATACCTTCCGCAAAGAGGATCATCAGGCCCTGCAGCCGATGTATATCGTCAAATTGGAGAAGCAGGCTGGTTCCGACCACCTTGTTCCCGTACTGGTCCAAGAGTTGAGCGGAGCAGATACGGCTCCGCCGATCCAGAACTAA
- the clpP gene encoding ATP-dependent Clp endopeptidase proteolytic subunit ClpP, with amino-acid sequence MNLIPYVVEQTSMGERSYDIYSRMLKDRIIFLGTAIDDNVANSIIAQLLFLAADDPDKDIHLYINSPGGSTTAGMAIYDTMQYIKPDVSTICLGMAASMGAVLLSAGADGKRIALPNAEIMIHQPSGGAQGQASDMEIQLERLLHTKRTLTRVLAERSGKAYEEVLADMERDHWLSAEEAKDYGLIDKVIEKL; translated from the coding sequence ATGAATTTGATTCCTTACGTCGTTGAACAAACCAGCATGGGCGAACGCTCGTACGATATTTACTCACGGATGCTGAAAGACCGCATCATCTTCCTTGGCACCGCGATTGATGACAATGTGGCCAACTCGATCATCGCCCAACTGCTGTTCTTGGCTGCTGACGATCCGGACAAAGACATTCATCTCTACATCAATTCGCCCGGCGGCTCGACTACGGCCGGGATGGCGATCTATGATACGATGCAATACATCAAGCCGGACGTCTCGACCATCTGCCTGGGCATGGCAGCGTCCATGGGCGCGGTGTTGCTGTCCGCAGGGGCAGACGGTAAACGCATCGCACTGCCGAACGCTGAGATCATGATCCATCAGCCGTCCGGTGGAGCACAAGGGCAGGCGAGCGATATGGAGATTCAGCTTGAGCGGTTGTTGCACACCAAACGAACGCTGACCAGAGTGCTGGCCGAACGATCCGGTAAAGCGTATGAGGAAGTGCTGGCCGACATGGAGCGCGATCACTGGTTGTCCGCTGAGGAAGCGAAAGACTACGGTTTGATCGACAAAGTCATCGAGAAACTGTAA
- a CDS encoding alpha/beta fold hydrolase, giving the protein MPHMKVHGIDLYYEQAGTGSKVVLLIHGNIASSRWWDHMFAPLAERYTVLRADLRGCGQSSGDGGVGNNVQQYSADLRELLQALGHERVVLVGHSLGGAVAMDIACHAPDLVEGMLLINSSPIVGLVTPEERKPLLEQMGRDRNLMKMALAAVMPTAASGEFFEKLVDDAMIAAPTMVPNYTSLGEADYREPLAKQAVRTLIVYGQLDNLITQDMMERTRDGIAGSELVFYEGVGHSPNVEAPEKLVQEIIRFIG; this is encoded by the coding sequence ATGCCGCATATGAAGGTTCACGGGATTGATCTGTACTATGAGCAAGCGGGTACAGGAAGCAAAGTGGTGTTATTGATTCATGGCAACATCGCCTCAAGTCGTTGGTGGGATCATATGTTCGCGCCGTTGGCGGAGCGCTATACGGTGCTTCGCGCCGATCTGCGCGGCTGTGGACAGAGCAGTGGAGACGGCGGTGTAGGCAACAACGTACAACAGTACAGCGCCGATCTGCGCGAGCTACTACAGGCGCTCGGACATGAGCGGGTGGTGCTGGTCGGCCATTCGCTCGGCGGAGCTGTGGCGATGGATATCGCTTGCCATGCACCAGATCTGGTCGAGGGGATGTTGTTGATCAACTCCTCACCGATCGTAGGACTGGTTACACCGGAAGAGCGCAAACCGTTGCTTGAACAGATGGGACGTGACCGCAATTTAATGAAGATGGCGCTGGCAGCCGTCATGCCGACTGCTGCGAGCGGTGAGTTTTTTGAAAAGCTGGTCGATGATGCGATGATCGCGGCCCCGACGATGGTGCCGAACTACACGTCGCTTGGCGAGGCCGATTATCGGGAGCCATTGGCCAAGCAAGCGGTTCGCACCCTGATCGTCTATGGACAGCTTGACAATCTGATCACGCAAGACATGATGGAGCGAACGCGCGATGGAATCGCGGGCAGTGAACTGGTGTTCTATGAAGGGGTCGGTCACTCACCAAACGTGGAAGCTCCCGAGAAGTTGGTGCAAGAGATCATCCGCTTTATCGGCTAA
- a CDS encoding branched-chain amino acid ABC transporter permease, with product MRARILNNKLLLTVILAGLAVLPVVTESKFLLSMLISVFILAVYAMSYDLLLGYTGIVSFGHAIFFGTGAYSVGILLSKTKEPNLLIVALLLGVAIAVLMGILIGAVSLRVKDVYFSMITLALAELFFIVSEKWSSLTGGNDGITSIPVPAIFRDRIAFYYMALLFLVVMYLFLRRVVASPLGRTLQAIRENEHRVESLGYDVVKYKIVSLVISGMVASLAGGMWAVFQRYINTSVLSLDRTIDALLMTIVGGTGTLVGAIFGAGVVTFAHEWLSSLSTIHPIFERWLLFFGLVYIAIVMFFPKGIIGTIRDRWMKK from the coding sequence ATGAGAGCGCGAATCTTGAACAATAAGCTGTTGCTGACTGTCATTTTAGCTGGACTCGCCGTGCTACCTGTTGTCACCGAGTCCAAATTTTTGCTGTCGATGTTGATCTCTGTGTTCATTTTGGCCGTGTATGCGATGAGCTATGACCTGCTGCTCGGCTACACGGGGATCGTTTCGTTTGGTCATGCGATCTTCTTTGGGACAGGAGCCTATTCGGTCGGCATTTTGCTGTCAAAGACAAAAGAGCCCAACCTGTTGATCGTCGCCCTGCTGCTCGGCGTAGCGATTGCAGTGCTGATGGGCATCTTGATCGGTGCGGTGTCGCTTCGGGTGAAAGATGTCTATTTTTCGATGATCACACTGGCTTTGGCCGAGTTGTTTTTTATCGTTTCCGAAAAATGGAGCAGTTTGACGGGCGGCAACGATGGAATCACCTCCATTCCGGTGCCAGCTATCTTCCGCGATCGGATTGCGTTTTACTATATGGCGCTGCTCTTTTTGGTCGTGATGTACCTGTTCTTGCGACGGGTGGTCGCATCTCCGCTGGGACGAACTTTGCAGGCGATCCGCGAAAACGAACATCGCGTGGAGTCGCTCGGCTATGATGTTGTGAAATACAAGATCGTCTCGCTTGTGATCTCCGGCATGGTCGCGTCGCTCGCTGGCGGGATGTGGGCGGTGTTTCAACGCTACATCAATACGTCGGTGCTGAGCCTTGACCGCACGATCGACGCGCTGTTGATGACGATCGTTGGGGGGACTGGGACGCTGGTCGGGGCGATTTTTGGAGCGGGCGTCGTCACATTTGCTCACGAATGGCTTTCGTCACTTTCGACGATACATCCGATCTTTGAGCGCTGGTTGTTGTTCTTTGGATTGGTCTATATCGCGATTGTCATGTTCTTCCCCAAAGGGATCATTGGCACGATCCGCGACAGATGGATGAAAAAGTAG